The genome window GCCACTGATTCAGAAAATTATCGCTAGGGTCAAATTGGAGTGGGAGTGATCGCCAAAGCGCTTCTTCAGGCTAGGCAACTTGAACTCTCTCTCCGTCCCTCCTATCCTCGGGAAATAGCTACGGCCATCCTCCGGTACGGGGCCATGGTCGGTGCTGAATGTGAGCATCTCCCCGAGGCTTCGCGCTGCATGGACCTTGCTCGGGCCGAAATTCAGATCTGTGATCGAGAGGATCGTTCCTTTCCCTCGGGCAGGGTCATTCTTGCGGATCAACTCACCGGTGGCAAGGGCCGTTTCCTCAGGCATTGGCATGCCCCGGCAGGTGGTGTGTGGATGGTTTTGACCCTGGCGAACACCTTGTTGCCTGAGCACGCCGCGCTTTATCCTCTTGCCGCAGGTGTCGCCTGCTGTGAGACTGTCCGTCACTTCGGCCTCAATGCCACGGTCAAATGGGTCAACGATGTGCTGCTCGGCGGTCGCAAGGTGGCTGGGATCTTAACTGAGACCGTGAGCAGTTCGCGCGGAGGCGAGGAGTTTGTCCTGATCGGTATCGGCCTCAACGTCAACAACACCTCTTTTGCCCCCGAGTTGCGGAATACGGCAGCCTCAATGTGCGAGTTCTCCGGACATCCTTTTGATTTGACTGAAATTGCGGCAATGCTCATTGCGAAGCTTTCTTGGAATATCGGACTGCTGCACTATACCGAGGCGGAGCATCTGGCCGCGGATCGTGGTTTGGATGATGATCGGCCCCACCCGCTGATTGCATCATGGCGCTTATTGACCGATACCATCGGTCGCCGGGTTCGGTTCGGCTTCAA of Desulfobulbaceae bacterium contains these proteins:
- a CDS encoding biotin--[acetyl-CoA-carboxylase] ligase, coding for MIAKALLQARQLELSLRPSYPREIATAILRYGAMVGAECEHLPEASRCMDLARAEIQICDREDRSFPSGRVILADQLTGGKGRFLRHWHAPAGGVWMVLTLANTLLPEHAALYPLAAGVACCETVRHFGLNATVKWVNDVLLGGRKVAGILTETVSSSRGGEEFVLIGIGLNVNNTSFAPELRNTAASMCEFSGHPFDLTEIAAMLIAKLSWNIGLLHYTEAEHLAADRGLDDDRPHPLIASWRLLTDTIGRRVRFGFNVVESAQYTATVVDVDPCGHLVMRLENGDLVTESGGEIMYL